In Microvenator marinus, one genomic interval encodes:
- a CDS encoding VWA domain-containing protein — protein MKPILRESAFWGILAALWLGLGYAYYEWVLSTSGEIIAFEWAGRNIEIIAPYFFGVWLLAPLVILLQRRTLSDLPSYQRWLNAGFRIFIIFVIGLGLARPVVTSFESKVSTIFVVDTSASIPDSVLLQYQAFIAEAIKSKGERDFLSVIAVAEKPYVVELVDGELREIPRPPEAERLASDIASAIRMSYGVFPQDHVKKLVLLGDGNETRGDVLGEVHKARAFGIRVYHKEIEFEAPKEILIRSLDFPDEIKVGEPFTMVARIFSNYETNVDLQLWQNDFKDGNQSVDLKPGITEVTFKTEAYEPGLRRFRLDMAVKGEDTFKENNTYVWDATVSGKPRVLYIEGELRSRLYLERALRNETFELETRGPQGVPTTLEEFASYDLVILSDVAAMYVSQAQMQLIDRYTRELGGGFIMVGGESSFGPGGYYGSYLEKVLPVGFEPEKKRNTPTLALMLLIDKSGSMQGDRLDLAKEAAKATVEILKGEDRVSVAGFDDGVFPVVTMQSASNRVRIASDISRMSPSGGTNIAKALEHGFEQLVMVNARRKHAILLTDGHADTANIFTELMPAFRIENITVSTVAVGSGSDTTMLRRIAEGGGGRYYYTNDPYSVPRIFMKETSMVSRTSMVEEPFRPRIVKRAQVLEGINWASAPYLLGYVSTQAKPQAELLMVSDHGEPVLARWRNGLGKVVAFTSDLKNRWAVEWVRWPGYAKFWTQLIRDTMRANEEDSLAMVAEVVQEEARIVVDAVGDDDRYINDLKSTVNVTKPGGETMTVALEQTAAGRYEARFKLEEFGSYGLKAVHEKDGATMAVSLATLTHPYPREFQFVEANHELLRRAAEVGGGQTNPEISVLFDSMGEESKHRRELWPLLIVLAVVLTVFDLALRRIRLSGATELSWERVIS, from the coding sequence ATGAAACCGATACTGCGTGAGTCCGCGTTTTGGGGAATTCTAGCCGCTCTCTGGCTTGGTCTTGGGTACGCATATTACGAATGGGTGCTTTCGACGTCCGGGGAGATCATTGCGTTTGAGTGGGCCGGCAGAAATATCGAGATTATCGCGCCGTATTTTTTCGGTGTCTGGCTCCTTGCCCCTCTGGTGATTCTACTTCAGCGCCGCACTCTAAGTGACCTTCCTTCCTATCAACGTTGGTTGAATGCTGGTTTTCGCATCTTCATCATCTTTGTTATCGGACTGGGTCTTGCCCGTCCGGTGGTGACGAGTTTTGAGTCGAAGGTCAGCACGATTTTTGTGGTGGATACGTCTGCTTCAATCCCGGATTCGGTGCTCTTGCAATACCAGGCGTTTATTGCAGAAGCAATTAAGTCCAAAGGTGAACGGGACTTCTTGAGTGTGATTGCAGTCGCTGAGAAACCTTACGTGGTTGAACTGGTGGATGGTGAACTCAGAGAGATTCCTCGCCCGCCGGAGGCCGAACGACTGGCCTCCGACATCGCGAGCGCGATTCGAATGTCCTATGGAGTGTTCCCTCAGGATCATGTCAAGAAGCTCGTTCTGCTTGGTGATGGAAATGAAACTCGAGGTGATGTGCTGGGAGAGGTGCACAAAGCTCGCGCGTTCGGCATTCGCGTCTACCATAAGGAGATCGAGTTCGAGGCTCCGAAGGAGATATTGATCCGTTCGCTAGATTTTCCTGATGAAATCAAAGTGGGCGAGCCCTTTACAATGGTGGCTCGAATCTTCTCGAACTACGAAACCAATGTCGATCTTCAACTCTGGCAGAACGATTTCAAAGACGGAAACCAAAGTGTTGATTTGAAGCCCGGCATCACCGAGGTCACGTTCAAGACAGAAGCCTACGAGCCCGGTTTGCGCCGTTTTCGGCTCGATATGGCTGTCAAAGGTGAAGACACCTTCAAAGAGAACAACACGTATGTTTGGGACGCTACCGTCTCCGGAAAGCCTCGCGTTCTCTACATCGAAGGCGAGCTGAGGTCGCGCCTCTACCTCGAGCGGGCGTTGAGGAATGAAACGTTTGAGCTTGAGACAAGAGGCCCTCAAGGTGTGCCGACCACTCTGGAAGAGTTCGCAAGTTACGACTTAGTGATTCTCTCCGACGTGGCCGCAATGTACGTGTCTCAAGCACAAATGCAGCTCATCGATCGCTATACCCGTGAATTGGGTGGCGGTTTTATCATGGTGGGTGGCGAGTCTTCGTTTGGCCCGGGAGGATATTACGGCTCGTACTTGGAAAAAGTCTTGCCGGTTGGGTTTGAGCCTGAGAAGAAGCGCAACACGCCTACGCTTGCGCTCATGCTACTCATCGATAAGTCGGGTTCGATGCAGGGGGACCGGCTCGATCTGGCCAAGGAGGCGGCAAAGGCGACCGTTGAGATTCTCAAGGGAGAGGACCGTGTTTCGGTCGCTGGCTTTGATGATGGTGTCTTCCCAGTCGTGACCATGCAATCGGCTTCGAATAGGGTGCGAATCGCAAGCGATATCAGCAGGATGAGTCCGAGTGGCGGAACCAACATCGCAAAGGCCCTCGAACACGGGTTCGAGCAGTTGGTGATGGTGAATGCGCGGAGAAAGCACGCGATTCTCCTGACTGACGGTCACGCCGACACCGCAAATATCTTCACGGAACTCATGCCGGCGTTTCGCATCGAAAACATCACGGTATCGACAGTGGCTGTAGGGTCGGGGTCCGACACCACCATGCTTCGGCGTATCGCCGAAGGCGGAGGAGGACGTTATTACTACACGAACGACCCCTACAGCGTTCCGCGAATCTTCATGAAAGAGACGAGCATGGTGTCGCGGACATCTATGGTCGAGGAGCCGTTTAGGCCGAGAATCGTGAAGCGTGCGCAGGTGCTCGAAGGTATCAACTGGGCAAGTGCACCGTATCTTCTTGGGTACGTATCGACACAAGCTAAACCTCAGGCTGAGCTCTTGATGGTCTCGGACCACGGCGAGCCGGTACTCGCGCGTTGGAGAAATGGTCTTGGTAAGGTTGTCGCATTTACTTCCGACCTTAAGAACAGATGGGCTGTGGAGTGGGTTCGTTGGCCTGGATACGCAAAGTTTTGGACACAATTGATCCGCGATACCATGCGTGCCAACGAGGAAGATAGCCTCGCGATGGTGGCTGAGGTTGTGCAAGAGGAAGCGCGGATCGTGGTGGATGCTGTCGGCGACGACGATCGCTACATCAACGATTTGAAGTCGACCGTAAACGTCACAAAGCCAGGTGGTGAAACGATGACGGTGGCGCTCGAGCAAACAGCTGCCGGGCGGTACGAGGCGAGGTTTAAGCTCGAAGAATTTGGTTCGTACGGCCTTAAAGCCGTGCACGAGAAAGACGGAGCGACGATGGCTGTAAGCCTCGCGACTCTGACACATCCGTATCCTCGGGAGTTTCAGTTTGTCGAGGCGAACCACGAGTTGCTTCGGCGTGCGGCTGAAGTTGGCGGAGGACAGACCAATCCAGAAATTTCGGTATTATTCGACTCGATGGGCGAAGAATCGAAACATCGCCGGGAACTTTGGCCGCTCCTGATTGTTCTAGCAGTGGTTCTTACGGTATTCGACCTCGCGTTGCGTCGAATCCGTTTGAGCGGTGCGACAGAACTTTCATGGGAGCGAGTAATATCATGA
- a CDS encoding AAA family ATPase, giving the protein MSEAAVEKEVEAYKADCTKMLDEVGKMIVGHREIIQGVIIAMLSGGNVLLEGVPGLGKTMLVKTLSDTMGLKFSRIQFTPDLMPSDILGTMILAESADGAREFRLEKGPIFSNIVLADEINRATPKTQSAMLESMQERSVTIGKETMKLEDPFFVLATQNPLEMEGTYPLPEAQLDRFLFKLRVEFPNLEELHTIMDRTTAREQPTVSEVMGRERLLQMKMFARDVPVARHVQDYALRILQGTHPDNALASPKTKRFVRFGSSPRGAQAILVASKVRALMDGRFNVSAEDVRASALPALRHRVIMNFEGEAEGVSTDEVIHEIIKNTSEKAKA; this is encoded by the coding sequence ATGTCTGAAGCGGCTGTGGAGAAGGAAGTCGAAGCGTACAAAGCTGATTGCACCAAGATGCTCGACGAGGTCGGCAAGATGATCGTGGGTCACCGCGAGATCATCCAGGGGGTGATCATCGCGATGCTCTCGGGTGGCAACGTACTCCTCGAGGGGGTGCCGGGCCTTGGTAAGACCATGCTCGTCAAAACCTTGTCGGACACGATGGGGCTCAAATTCTCGAGGATTCAGTTCACTCCCGACCTTATGCCCAGCGATATCTTGGGAACGATGATTCTGGCGGAATCGGCTGATGGCGCCCGCGAATTTAGGCTCGAGAAGGGCCCGATCTTCTCAAATATCGTACTTGCCGACGAGATCAATCGCGCCACTCCGAAGACCCAATCGGCGATGCTCGAGTCCATGCAGGAGCGCAGCGTAACGATTGGTAAGGAGACGATGAAGCTTGAGGATCCGTTCTTTGTGTTGGCCACACAGAACCCTTTGGAGATGGAAGGCACCTATCCTCTTCCCGAGGCGCAGCTTGACCGATTCCTTTTTAAACTCCGTGTGGAATTCCCGAATTTGGAAGAACTACACACGATTATGGATCGCACGACCGCACGCGAGCAGCCTACGGTATCGGAGGTTATGGGTAGAGAAAGGCTTCTTCAGATGAAGATGTTTGCTCGTGATGTTCCGGTGGCGAGGCACGTGCAGGACTATGCGCTTCGAATCCTCCAGGGAACGCATCCGGACAACGCGTTGGCATCGCCCAAGACGAAAAGATTTGTCAGGTTTGGGTCGTCTCCGCGCGGCGCGCAAGCGATTCTAGTGGCGTCCAAAGTAAGAGCACTGATGGATGGACGGTTCAACGTCTCAGCTGAGGACGTGCGTGCTTCGGCGCTCCCCGCCTTGCGACATCGTGTAATCATGAACTTCGAGGGTGAAGCGGAAGGGGTGTCAACTGACGAAGTGATTCATGAAATCATCAAGAATACTTCCGAAAAAGCGAAGGCCTGA
- a CDS encoding tetratricopeptide repeat protein, translating into MKKLIAVLMCGAIGFGTPGLGFAQSSSAEKVEQLSKDATAKYREGDFNAAIELFQKAYDIEPVPNLLFNIARCHEKLEEWDKAIGFYQKFVVEPDVEKDARQAAVDRIDALNEVKQALAAQDRDTTTPDDGGDKQVEAPPAEVSNSPDNTWSYIMLGSGAGLIGGGVLFGVLASSKQSDFEQSTDVGEKQDLRSSGQTFAMVADGLYITGAVVGLIGVYMLLTADEPEQNATFVRPNAWIESTGGGFVLEGSF; encoded by the coding sequence ATGAAAAAACTCATTGCGGTGTTGATGTGCGGAGCCATTGGTTTCGGGACGCCCGGACTGGGATTCGCTCAGTCGTCTAGCGCCGAAAAGGTCGAGCAACTCTCTAAAGACGCCACGGCAAAATACCGAGAAGGCGATTTCAATGCGGCGATTGAGCTCTTTCAAAAAGCCTACGACATTGAGCCTGTTCCTAATCTCTTGTTTAACATCGCGAGATGCCACGAGAAGCTCGAGGAGTGGGACAAGGCGATAGGTTTCTACCAGAAGTTCGTGGTGGAGCCTGATGTCGAAAAGGATGCTCGACAAGCTGCTGTAGATCGTATCGACGCCCTGAATGAGGTTAAACAAGCCTTAGCTGCGCAAGATCGCGATACAACGACGCCCGATGATGGGGGTGATAAGCAGGTCGAGGCTCCTCCAGCAGAGGTATCAAACTCGCCCGATAACACTTGGTCTTACATCATGCTTGGAAGTGGGGCAGGTTTGATCGGTGGAGGCGTATTGTTTGGAGTGCTGGCTTCTTCGAAACAAAGCGATTTTGAGCAATCTACTGATGTTGGGGAAAAGCAGGATCTTCGGTCATCGGGCCAGACCTTTGCGATGGTAGCCGACGGGCTTTATATCACGGGGGCTGTTGTGGGACTGATCGGTGTCTACATGCTCCTAACCGCAGATGAACCCGAGCAGAACGCAACTTTCGTTCGACCAAATGCGTGGATTGAATCTACAGGCGGTGGTTTCGTTTTAGAGGGTTCATTCTGA
- a CDS encoding DUF58 domain-containing protein, translating to MKSSRILPKKRRPETMGDQEKFDEEFLKRLEYLYIMSKKIVAGANWAERKTRIVGSGLEFADFRNYSAGDDLRNIDWKLFARTEKLFLKLYEEEEDLFIYFLVDTSRSMFIGNPTKFSYVRRVVAALSYIGLSNFDRVSIIPFSDALTGRLPPARGKGQIFKVFEFLNGVEAAKATNLKDAFKTFVAQNKRRGIVVVLSDFYDPSGFEEGLNMLRYHKFEPMVVHVFDQRELDPNILGDVQLVDCESGAVTDVTVTPALKKAYAKAFEAMSESLQEYCTKRQILYFRAPIQLPYDELIMGVFRAGGFLK from the coding sequence ATGAAATCATCAAGAATACTTCCGAAAAAGCGAAGGCCTGAGACGATGGGGGACCAAGAGAAGTTCGATGAAGAGTTCCTCAAACGGCTCGAATATCTTTACATCATGTCAAAGAAGATCGTGGCCGGTGCGAACTGGGCCGAGCGTAAGACCCGAATTGTGGGAAGTGGGCTCGAGTTTGCGGACTTCCGCAATTATTCTGCGGGAGACGACCTTCGGAATATCGACTGGAAACTCTTTGCTCGTACGGAAAAGCTCTTCCTCAAACTCTACGAAGAAGAGGAGGACCTCTTCATCTATTTCTTGGTCGATACAAGTCGATCCATGTTCATCGGGAATCCGACCAAGTTTTCGTATGTGCGCCGGGTCGTGGCGGCACTCTCCTATATCGGCCTCTCGAACTTCGACCGCGTAAGTATCATCCCGTTTTCAGACGCATTGACCGGGAGACTTCCTCCCGCGCGTGGAAAAGGCCAGATATTTAAGGTTTTTGAATTCTTGAACGGTGTCGAAGCAGCCAAAGCAACCAACCTTAAGGATGCGTTCAAGACTTTTGTCGCTCAGAACAAACGACGCGGAATTGTGGTGGTATTGAGTGATTTCTACGACCCGTCTGGGTTTGAAGAAGGTCTCAACATGCTTCGGTATCACAAGTTTGAGCCCATGGTGGTTCACGTGTTTGATCAGCGTGAGCTCGACCCGAATATTTTGGGTGATGTCCAGCTTGTGGATTGTGAATCCGGAGCTGTGACGGATGTGACGGTAACGCCGGCGCTGAAAAAGGCGTACGCAAAGGCGTTTGAGGCGATGTCGGAGTCGCTTCAAGAGTATTGCACTAAGAGACAAATTTTATACTTTCGCGCCCCGATACAATTGCCCTACGACGAGCTCATCATGGGTGTCTTCAGGGCCGGTGGCTTTCTCAAATAG
- a CDS encoding hemerythrin domain-containing protein translates to MSDDVLKHILHEHRHLVRLFDDAYESFSKISRSELDDSELNEALQNAADDLEVALEDMITHFNQEEEVLFVEIENRFPSMAEAIESLVQNHEAIAADTRWLLAFSGRRNHKSAEFEEALSVVSRVRDAISAHTRDEARIYGEALSLMDEASRAKMLDEMKEL, encoded by the coding sequence GCATATACTGCACGAGCATCGCCACTTGGTGCGTCTTTTTGACGACGCCTATGAGTCGTTCAGCAAGATTAGTCGCTCGGAGCTCGACGATTCTGAGTTGAACGAAGCCCTTCAAAATGCAGCTGACGACTTGGAGGTTGCGCTCGAGGATATGATTACGCACTTCAATCAAGAGGAGGAAGTCCTCTTTGTAGAGATTGAGAACCGTTTTCCTTCCATGGCCGAGGCGATTGAGTCGCTCGTTCAAAACCACGAGGCGATTGCGGCCGATACACGTTGGCTCCTCGCGTTCTCTGGACGTCGAAACCACAAGTCCGCTGAGTTTGAGGAAGCATTGAGCGTGGTGTCTCGAGTCCGGGACGCTATTTCGGCACATACCCGAGATGAAGCTCGAATTTATGGAGAAGCTTTGAGTCTAATGGATGAAGCCTCACGAGCAAAAATGCTCGATGAAATGAAGGAACTCTAA
- a CDS encoding vWA domain-containing protein, translated as MDINSVVTLAALVGLAITILYVLKLRKRRVEVPFSPLWQMVLTEQKKSNDLWQRLRRILSWLLYLLIAGLLAFSLLDPHWGTESLDGRHLVLLVDNSASMGATDVSGAVDRLDLAKRKAREVVSGLGPQDRAMLVTFNDQVRPLSPFVAETSILEPLISGIQVSATGTSYDEALRFAQNAVEGRENAEILLFSDGAGPDLTQEFEGNLRHVKIGETVGNLAVTAFNVRRYISNKLDFELFVGVRNYFERPIEAEIEIWADGALVDTKPVEIPAQDVYQGYYPSQAVSGEKLEARVRLKSRDARDILPLDDRAYALLPPIRKTSVLLVTEGNLYLEGPLLLNPNLDVTQVTPEAYNPEARYDVVVFDRVAPPQGVSRNYFYLSPTGENSPWQITRTVNDPIIERISKGNPLLRWITLTDVNIGQADQWRTTNEDTIIAASESGVPILVSRVSEGKQLLGLSFDVRNSDLPLRVAFPVLLINAIDWFMGDDGTLVEGYKTGETWAVETSAEGTVVVLGPQGVQIDAPVFERRATFYGEVPGFYELQDPAKQTIAANLANFEESAIAPKELTPERQDGLDNLSREKSMDPWIWLVLAALALLLVEWFTYNRRMTV; from the coding sequence ATGGACATCAATAGTGTCGTAACGCTTGCAGCCCTCGTTGGCCTTGCAATTACGATACTTTACGTCCTCAAGCTGAGGAAACGGCGTGTCGAGGTTCCGTTTTCGCCGCTCTGGCAAATGGTTCTGACCGAGCAGAAGAAGTCCAACGACCTCTGGCAGCGCCTGCGGCGCATCCTCTCATGGCTCCTATATTTATTGATCGCCGGTCTTCTGGCGTTTTCCTTGCTCGACCCGCATTGGGGCACCGAGAGCTTGGACGGCAGGCATTTGGTGCTCCTCGTGGATAACTCAGCGAGCATGGGAGCCACGGATGTTTCAGGGGCGGTGGATCGCCTCGATTTGGCGAAGCGAAAGGCGCGTGAGGTAGTGAGTGGGCTTGGTCCGCAAGACCGAGCGATGCTTGTGACTTTCAATGACCAGGTGCGCCCGTTGAGTCCTTTCGTGGCTGAGACATCCATCTTGGAACCTTTGATATCCGGGATCCAAGTCTCAGCGACGGGAACCTCTTACGACGAGGCGCTTCGTTTTGCACAGAATGCTGTGGAGGGACGAGAGAATGCCGAAATCTTGTTGTTCAGCGATGGAGCGGGCCCTGATTTGACCCAGGAGTTCGAGGGGAATCTGAGGCATGTGAAGATCGGAGAGACCGTCGGAAACCTTGCCGTCACTGCGTTTAATGTCCGCCGCTACATCTCGAACAAGTTGGATTTCGAGCTCTTTGTCGGTGTTAGAAATTACTTCGAAAGACCTATCGAAGCCGAGATTGAGATTTGGGCAGACGGTGCACTTGTGGACACGAAACCGGTCGAGATTCCTGCACAAGATGTCTATCAGGGTTACTATCCTAGTCAGGCAGTTTCTGGAGAGAAGTTGGAGGCGAGGGTGAGGCTAAAGTCTCGAGATGCCCGTGACATCCTCCCCCTCGATGACCGGGCGTATGCGCTTTTGCCGCCTATTCGTAAAACGAGCGTGTTGTTGGTCACGGAAGGAAACTTGTACCTCGAAGGGCCGCTTCTCTTGAATCCGAATCTCGATGTAACTCAGGTAACCCCTGAAGCCTACAATCCTGAGGCTCGATACGACGTGGTGGTCTTCGACCGCGTGGCGCCTCCCCAGGGTGTGAGCCGAAACTACTTCTATCTGAGCCCAACCGGTGAGAATTCTCCGTGGCAAATCACGAGAACGGTCAATGACCCGATCATAGAGAGGATAAGCAAGGGCAATCCGCTTTTACGTTGGATCACGCTGACAGACGTGAACATTGGGCAGGCGGATCAGTGGCGAACCACCAATGAAGACACCATCATCGCGGCGTCTGAGTCTGGCGTTCCAATCCTTGTGAGCCGAGTTAGTGAAGGGAAGCAGCTCTTGGGGCTCTCGTTCGATGTCCGAAACTCAGATTTGCCTCTACGTGTGGCATTCCCAGTTCTTCTGATCAACGCGATAGATTGGTTCATGGGCGACGATGGTACGCTGGTGGAAGGCTACAAGACCGGAGAGACTTGGGCAGTTGAAACAAGTGCCGAGGGAACTGTAGTGGTGCTCGGTCCACAAGGCGTCCAGATTGACGCCCCAGTGTTTGAGCGTCGCGCCACATTCTATGGTGAAGTGCCGGGATTCTACGAGCTTCAAGACCCGGCCAAACAGACCATTGCGGCAAACCTCGCGAATTTTGAGGAATCGGCGATTGCTCCTAAGGAGCTGACTCCTGAGCGTCAAGACGGCTTGGACAATCTAAGCCGCGAGAAGTCGATGGACCCCTGGATTTGGCTCGTTCTAGCGGCGCTCGCGCTCCTCTTGGTGGAGTGGTTCACCTACAACCGGAGGATGACGGTATGA
- a CDS encoding COX15/CtaA family protein: MKRVSGFVGAAWGFVVYLLGVILFGAWVRITHSGAGCGDHWPTCHGEIIPFEPSTETIIEFTHRVTSGMCGIFGFIIIFWAWKKYGRNRVFWAAVLTQVFIIIEGLIGAGLVLKELVADNDSVARAVVISLHLVNTLVLMGAATMTAWWAQGGATPRWFAGRDRQAILLRIGALLLIATSMSGAITALGDTLFPVDALIGEGLWARVRGDLGPANHFLVRLRIVHPIVAVLSSVWFLGVAAWTRYNYGARARLVANLLGGVVFSQIIIGFVNIGLGAPGWLQLVHLTMAQAVWVLWLLLWSETANSGGLDDAVVSGYDDGK; this comes from the coding sequence ATGAAAAGGGTCAGTGGTTTTGTGGGGGCTGCCTGGGGTTTCGTTGTTTATCTCCTGGGCGTCATTCTTTTCGGGGCATGGGTTCGGATTACACATTCTGGCGCGGGCTGCGGCGACCATTGGCCGACGTGTCATGGCGAGATCATTCCATTCGAGCCTTCGACCGAAACCATTATCGAGTTCACGCACCGTGTGACATCGGGAATGTGCGGGATTTTCGGGTTCATCATCATCTTTTGGGCTTGGAAGAAGTACGGGCGAAATCGGGTGTTCTGGGCCGCCGTTCTGACTCAGGTCTTTATCATCATTGAAGGGTTGATAGGCGCGGGTCTTGTGCTCAAAGAGTTGGTGGCTGACAACGACTCCGTAGCCAGAGCCGTGGTGATATCGCTGCATCTCGTTAACACGCTGGTTCTGATGGGGGCGGCGACAATGACAGCGTGGTGGGCGCAAGGAGGAGCAACCCCGAGATGGTTCGCGGGACGCGACCGACAGGCTATCCTTTTGCGTATCGGCGCTCTCCTACTGATTGCGACGAGCATGAGCGGTGCAATCACGGCTTTGGGTGACACGCTTTTTCCCGTGGATGCTTTGATCGGAGAGGGCCTTTGGGCGCGTGTCCGAGGGGATTTGGGTCCGGCCAATCACTTCCTCGTACGACTTAGAATTGTGCACCCGATTGTAGCAGTACTTTCTAGCGTGTGGTTTCTCGGCGTTGCCGCATGGACGCGCTACAACTATGGGGCAAGGGCCCGCTTAGTGGCTAACCTTCTAGGTGGAGTAGTGTTCAGTCAGATCATCATCGGGTTCGTCAACATTGGTCTTGGAGCCCCGGGATGGTTGCAGCTCGTCCATCTTACGATGGCTCAAGCTGTGTGGGTCCTCTGGCTCTTATTGTGGAGCGAGACCGCGAATTCTGGTGGACTAGACGATGCAGTCGTGTCGGGCTATGATGACGGGAAATAG
- a CDS encoding serine/threonine-protein kinase, whose amino-acid sequence MSSTRDQRRNLYEKMVGSAIAGNRFVITNLLGFGGMGAVYEATQTAMNRSVALKLIPTHDETTVRRFEREALTISQLRHPNTVTVFDYGQAENGFLFLAMELLDGKTLSDVIKETGPLSPKRAVHIATQICKSLNEAHRAGIVHRDIKPDNIILIRVDSDADFVKVLDFGIAKAVMGEDDVNLTGDGRIIGTPRYMSPEQILGEPVDHRSDVYSLGCILFEMLCGAPPFQQSTTTALMLAHAQETPPSFSQRLAAANLERIPHYLENVVRKALEKTAIGRQQSVEDLRLELEEALASAPNASVSQSGISHSSVSSQSLSSLSSQSDMFQRAPSTQSAPIPVQPFLTSTGTHSPPKLAEPVDEQLSGNKKALIAISLILLVMAGLLIMGLNREKSANFEVEPVVVGESEPVKQDTNGYVSVKIRSTPSGARIFRDGKDFHRTTPTTLAFKEGEKVDFRFELEGFKPYQAQVVVDADTQVEVNLERLAASNPAEVVEKKVPVQRPVVRTKRPEPETVRKEPEVEEVEPEKKPETKPGVDLLLEEPSKPSVDILD is encoded by the coding sequence ATGTCATCGACGCGAGACCAACGGCGAAATCTCTACGAGAAAATGGTGGGTTCTGCCATTGCAGGGAATCGCTTTGTGATCACGAACCTCCTTGGATTTGGTGGAATGGGAGCGGTCTACGAAGCAACACAGACCGCCATGAACCGAAGCGTCGCGCTGAAATTGATCCCTACGCACGACGAAACGACGGTTAGGCGCTTTGAGCGTGAAGCGCTGACGATCTCGCAACTTCGGCATCCAAACACAGTGACCGTTTTTGATTATGGACAGGCCGAAAACGGATTTCTCTTTTTGGCCATGGAACTCTTAGATGGCAAAACGCTCAGCGACGTTATCAAAGAGACCGGTCCGCTGAGTCCTAAGCGCGCCGTTCACATCGCAACTCAGATTTGCAAGTCATTGAACGAAGCGCATCGTGCGGGAATTGTTCACCGAGACATCAAGCCAGACAATATCATCTTGATCCGTGTGGATTCCGACGCAGACTTTGTAAAAGTTCTGGATTTTGGGATCGCAAAGGCTGTGATGGGGGAAGACGATGTCAACCTTACGGGGGATGGCCGCATTATCGGGACTCCACGATATATGTCACCGGAGCAGATTCTGGGCGAGCCGGTGGACCACCGAAGTGATGTCTACAGTCTTGGTTGTATCCTCTTTGAGATGTTGTGTGGCGCGCCACCGTTCCAGCAGTCCACAACCACCGCATTGATGTTGGCTCATGCCCAGGAAACGCCTCCATCGTTCTCTCAGCGGCTTGCTGCCGCTAACTTGGAGAGGATTCCTCACTATCTTGAGAACGTCGTACGAAAAGCGCTTGAGAAAACAGCGATTGGGCGCCAGCAGTCCGTCGAGGACCTTCGACTAGAGCTTGAAGAAGCGCTCGCCTCGGCTCCTAATGCGTCGGTCTCCCAATCGGGGATTTCGCATTCATCGGTGAGTTCGCAATCACTTTCGAGTCTATCGTCTCAGAGTGATATGTTTCAGAGGGCACCATCCACGCAATCAGCTCCAATTCCGGTGCAACCATTTTTGACCAGTACAGGTACCCATTCTCCACCGAAGCTGGCAGAACCTGTAGATGAGCAGTTAAGCGGCAACAAAAAAGCGCTGATCGCGATCTCACTGATTCTGCTCGTGATGGCGGGACTCTTAATCATGGGGTTGAATCGAGAAAAGTCCGCAAATTTTGAGGTCGAGCCCGTGGTGGTGGGTGAGAGTGAGCCAGTTAAGCAAGATACGAATGGCTATGTGTCAGTGAAGATTCGGTCTACACCCAGTGGTGCTCGAATCTTTAGAGATGGCAAGGATTTTCATCGAACGACTCCGACAACGCTCGCGTTCAAGGAAGGCGAGAAGGTGGACTTTCGTTTTGAGCTCGAAGGCTTCAAACCCTATCAGGCTCAGGTTGTTGTTGATGCAGATACTCAAGTGGAAGTGAATCTTGAGCGTCTTGCTGCGTCCAACCCGGCCGAAGTGGTCGAAAAGAAAGTGCCCGTTCAGCGGCCCGTTGTTCGCACCAAGCGGCCGGAGCCGGAGACAGTACGCAAGGAGCCTGAGGTTGAAGAAGTTGAACCTGAGAAGAAGCCTGAAACAAAGCCAGGCGTGGATCTACTCCTTGAGGAGCCGTCCAAACCTTCGGTCGATATCCTGGATTAG